GTAGAACCGTGAGAACCTGGCTCGAATACGCCTAAAATGTCGCTGTTTGCTGCAACACAAGAGATTGGGAATACGCCGCCGCCAAGTGCTTTACCAAGTATGTACATGTCAGGAGTTACATTGTCCCAGTCGCAAGCAAATACTTTACCAGTACGCCCTAAGCCTGTTTGGATTTCATCTGCTACGAATAAAACGTTTTCTTTTTTACATATTTCAAAAGCTTCTTGTAAGAAACCAGCTGGTGGAATGTTAATTCCTGCTTCACCTTGGATTGGCTCTAAAATGAATGCAGCTGTATTTGGTGTAATCGCAGCTTTTAACGCTTCTAAATCACCGTAAGGAATTACAATAATGCCAGGAAGCATTGGACCGAAGCCGCGCTTGTACTCTTCGTTTGATGACATAGAAACAGCACCCATTGTACGTCCGTGGAAGTTATCTTCACAAACGATGATTTCTGCACGGTTTGCCTCTACCTTTTTCACATCGTAAGCCCAGCGACGAGCTGTTTTAATTGCAGTTTCAACAGCCTCTGCGCCTGTATTCATAGGAAGTACCATATTTTTATTTGTTAGTTTCGCAACTTTTTCGTACCAAGGACCTAATTGATCGCTATGGAAAGCACGAGAAGTTAACGTCACTCGATTAGCTTGGTCAATTAAAGCGTTAATGATTTTTGGGTGACGATGACCTTGGTTTACTGCAGAATATGCACTTAGTAAGTCCATATAGCGGTTTCCTTCAGGATCTTCTACCCAAACACCTTCTGCTTTAGAAAT
This Bacillus mycoides DNA region includes the following protein-coding sequences:
- the rocD gene encoding ornithine aminotransferase, encoding MIQTKDIIELTDTYGANNYHPLPIVISKAEGVWVEDPEGNRYMDLLSAYSAVNQGHRHPKIINALIDQANRVTLTSRAFHSDQLGPWYEKVAKLTNKNMVLPMNTGAEAVETAIKTARRWAYDVKKVEANRAEIIVCEDNFHGRTMGAVSMSSNEEYKRGFGPMLPGIIVIPYGDLEALKAAITPNTAAFILEPIQGEAGINIPPAGFLQEAFEICKKENVLFVADEIQTGLGRTGKVFACDWDNVTPDMYILGKALGGGVFPISCVAANSDILGVFEPGSHGSTFGGNPLACAVSIAALEVLEEEKLTERSLQLGEKLVGQLKEIDNPMITDIRGKGLFIGIELNEPARPYCEQLKAAGLLCKETHENVIRIAPPLVISEEDLEWAFQKIKAVLS